CCTGGTGCAGAATCCGAAAACGCCGGTCAGCCGCGCCATCGGCTTCATGAAGCAGCTGCATACGCGCGACTTGAAGATCCTGATGCAGGATCGCAACATCAACCCGGTCATCCGCAACCTGGCGATGAATTTGCAGAAAGAGAAGGAAAGGGTCAAGCACTGAGCAGCGTGATCAGCAAATCCTTGACGGCAAAGATGGTCCGCGGCAGGGCGGCCTGCGGACCGCGGTTGCAGGCGAAAAAAGCGTTGTCGTGGCGGTGCATGCCGCTGAAATGGCTGTTTCCCGTTTCCCGCTCTTTTTCAAACCCGGCTTTCAAATCGAATCCGGGCCGGCCCAGCAGCACCAGGTCGGGAGCGGCATCGATTTGCGGGCCGCTGTACAGCTCTTCCTTGAAAAATACCCGGGCAATCGCCTTTTCACCGTCCACTTCGTAGTTCTCGAAGAGCTGCTTCAGCTCTCCGCCTATTTTGCGGCAGTTGCCGGAGCTCACCCGGCCTTTCGGGTATTTGCCTTTTTGATGGATGTATAGCCGCGACGGGTCGAGGGCGAAAGCGGTGGCAACCGGGCTGATGCGGGCCAGGTTCCTGGGTTCGCCGCTTTCCAGGCTCAGAAAACCGTATTTTTTCAGGATGGGATTGAGATACACTTCGTGGCGGACGGGGCCGAAGCCGTGATCGGAAAGGAGCACGACCGCCATTTCCTCGCAAGCCGCGGCCCGCTCCAGAAAATCGGCGATGATCTGGTCGACTTCCTGGTAAAAATGGATGAATTCGCGGTGCAGGGGATGGCGGCTGTCCTGCCAGGCGTCGTAAAGAAAATGCTGCAGCCGGTCGGTCTCGGTGACGGTGAACATGAACACGTCCCAGTTTTCCTTCTGCCAAAGGACGTCGGCGACTTGCTTGCGGGTTTGCAAAATGTTATGCAGGTCGGCGAGGAACTCGATTTTCTTGTCCTTGCCCTTGCCGGCGTCGACATCGACCTGGTAGCCCATGCGCTTGAGCCAGGGCAGATAGCTGCGGGGATAGACGGCATTCTCCAGGGTCAGGGCCACAAAACCGGAGATCAGGACGCCGTTGAGCGGGCGGGCGGGGTAGGTGGCCGGCAGGTTGATGATCACCGAGCGTTTGCCCATTCGTCCCAACTCATCAAAGAAGGCGGGAGCCTTCAGGTCGCGAAAATCGGGGAAGCGGAGTTGATAGGTGCCCGGGACGAGATCGACAAAACCGAAAATGCCGTGTTCCCCGGGCTGGGTTCCGGTCATGAAACTGGACCAGGACACCGCCGAGATTTCGGGGAGGGAAACCGACATCGGCAGCGGCTGTCCCTTGGAACA
Above is a genomic segment from Candidatus Aminicenantes bacterium containing:
- a CDS encoding alkaline phosphatase family protein — encoded protein: MPGKAKKLLILGLDGVAHDMVSGRDRPSLLPSVNRFCSKGQPLPMSVSLPEISAVSWSSFMTGTQPGEHGIFGFVDLVPGTYQLRFPDFRDLKAPAFFDELGRMGKRSVIINLPATYPARPLNGVLISGFVALTLENAVYPRSYLPWLKRMGYQVDVDAGKGKDKKIEFLADLHNILQTRKQVADVLWQKENWDVFMFTVTETDRLQHFLYDAWQDSRHPLHREFIHFYQEVDQIIADFLERAAACEEMAVVLLSDHGFGPVRHEVYLNPILKKYGFLSLESGEPRNLARISPVATAFALDPSRLYIHQKGKYPKGRVSSGNCRKIGGELKQLFENYEVDGEKAIARVFFKEELYSGPQIDAAPDLVLLGRPGFDLKAGFEKERETGNSHFSGMHRHDNAFFACNRGPQAALPRTIFAVKDLLITLLSA